The following are from one region of the Halomonas qaidamensis genome:
- a CDS encoding TRAP transporter permease, translating to MLTTNSPLHPAWVALGAMTVIFHIGLIFYGLTPALVSRPIHMALILPWILIFAASTPLQRISGWVLTLLGVAACGYIAFNSTSLANQYGFIYGDTQMIIGVFLIFLALEMARRAIGWPLPCVALLALAYAVFGDHIPGQFGHPGLPMQSFVGTLTIAEGGLWGKLTGVSVGVVAVFVIFGAVLNAGEAGRGFMNMASAFAGRLTGGAAKVSVISSALMGSISGSASANVASTGAITIPTMRRLGYPKSLAGAVEAVASSGGQIMPPLMGAGAFVMVELTGTPYTQIMAAATLPALLYFFTVWMGINAYATRHDLRPIAASEQPTRKEVVVTSLFFAVPFAILLERIFVGGYTPQYAASIAVLAGVLLLLFDVTLTFSFRQFWGRLGEAVVTAGKQIAMIGAIIICASLVIGVLSLTGLGVKITSGILSLSGEMLWPALLLTALACLVLGMEVPTTAAYVICVSVAGPALIALGLEPLLAHLFVFWFALLSTITPPVCGGVFIAAGMVEENWLKVALKAMALGIGLYVIPLAMVANPDIIGLATAPLSAGLYTLKVAVGLSAISYGVIARRAFWLRTLLVIAGLLVIFWV from the coding sequence ATGCTGACGACTAACTCTCCGCTCCATCCTGCGTGGGTGGCGCTGGGTGCTATGACGGTTATTTTTCATATCGGTTTGATTTTTTATGGCCTCACACCGGCATTGGTGAGCCGCCCTATTCATATGGCGCTCATTCTGCCGTGGATCCTTATCTTCGCAGCAAGTACGCCTCTGCAGCGCATTAGCGGCTGGGTACTGACTCTCCTAGGCGTGGCTGCGTGTGGGTATATCGCGTTCAATAGCACATCGCTGGCGAACCAGTATGGCTTCATCTATGGCGACACCCAGATGATCATTGGCGTTTTCTTGATCTTTCTGGCGCTGGAAATGGCGCGCCGGGCGATTGGCTGGCCGCTTCCCTGCGTGGCGCTGCTCGCCTTGGCTTATGCAGTGTTTGGTGACCATATTCCTGGGCAGTTCGGCCACCCTGGCCTTCCAATGCAAAGCTTTGTGGGGACGCTTACCATCGCCGAAGGTGGATTGTGGGGCAAGCTGACTGGGGTCAGCGTTGGCGTGGTGGCGGTCTTTGTTATTTTCGGCGCGGTACTTAATGCGGGCGAGGCTGGGCGCGGCTTTATGAATATGGCCAGCGCATTTGCGGGCAGGCTTACTGGGGGTGCCGCGAAGGTATCGGTGATCTCTTCGGCACTGATGGGGTCTATTTCGGGGTCTGCATCGGCAAATGTGGCCTCTACAGGGGCGATTACCATTCCTACTATGCGTCGACTGGGGTATCCCAAATCGTTGGCTGGGGCAGTAGAAGCAGTGGCTTCGTCGGGCGGGCAAATTATGCCGCCGCTGATGGGGGCGGGTGCTTTTGTAATGGTGGAGCTGACGGGCACACCTTATACGCAGATTATGGCGGCGGCGACACTACCTGCCTTGCTGTACTTTTTTACCGTATGGATGGGCATTAACGCCTATGCCACACGTCACGATCTTCGCCCTATCGCGGCAAGTGAACAGCCTACTAGAAAAGAAGTGGTCGTCACTTCGCTTTTCTTTGCGGTGCCTTTTGCTATTTTGCTTGAGCGCATTTTCGTGGGCGGATATACCCCGCAATATGCAGCAAGCATTGCGGTACTGGCAGGCGTGTTACTGCTGTTATTTGATGTGACTCTAACGTTCTCATTTCGCCAGTTTTGGGGTCGTTTAGGCGAGGCCGTGGTTACCGCTGGCAAGCAAATAGCCATGATTGGGGCCATTATTATTTGTGCTTCATTGGTGATTGGCGTGCTTTCGCTCACAGGGCTTGGCGTTAAAATCACGTCGGGGATTCTTTCATTATCAGGCGAGATGCTATGGCCAGCTTTACTCTTAACAGCACTGGCTTGCCTTGTGTTGGGTATGGAAGTACCTACTACCGCTGCTTACGTGATTTGTGTTTCTGTGGCGGGGCCTGCGCTAATCGCCTTGGGTCTGGAGCCTTTGCTGGCACATCTGTTTGTTTTTTGGTTTGCGCTGCTTTCCACCATCACACCACCGGTATGTGGCGGTGTATTTATTGCCGCAGGCATGGTGGAAGAAAATTGGCTAAAAGTCGCACTGAAGGCTATGGCGCTGGGTATTGGGCTTTATGTCATACCGCTGGCTATGGTGGCTAACCCTGACATTATTGGGCTAGCTACCGCGCCGCTCAGTGCTGGTCTTTATACGTTGAAAGTAGCGGTTGGGCTATCGGCCATATCGTATGGCGTGATTGCCCGGCGAGCCTTTTGGCTGCGTACTTTGCTGGTGATAGCCGGTTTACTGGTCATCTTTTGGGTGTAG
- a CDS encoding virulence factor SrfB yields the protein MLPEVTQFQDVVPLVNDTGVQFLDFALTLEPRKEASGEFAKLADDLLVRLLINEEDGTTFYEPEPNKVERVNKPYLDMDMETSLALLDRQWVPIPFFRHMPPHRFDEGPSNWARLRLVELNTPDVDGHTHRLTLAFDTRSMPKREGTAYLAPNDEDVRSGETFKLALTPHEMGWFMDLAWVKEWLNDLYREGHPEMDQNELEDDIKAWHPQAHYLNLLSLLWKPIPAERTQRKPKVRVPEIRLVGKDASQKTPILVDLVLDVGNSRTCGILIEHHEQSGSGLKQNYVLELRDLVDPECVYSEPFESRVEFSQTFFGKDHLSVKSGRHDAFRWPTIARVGGEASRLASRRRGTEGSTGLSSPKRYLWDGSRYTHGWRFNSAYVKSDKEPFATAAPFSNLINESGKAIYAVMRDGEDDDLPVFKPHYSRSSLMTFMLSEVLAQALMQINSPAQRSRQGNIDVPRRLRSIILTVPPAMPLAERSILDQRMHEAVGLIWQGMGWYQGEDDPFGEPEQLEAAAPIPPLPKIRVEWDEATCGQLVYLYTEINENFAGHPEEFFATLARPEKKQRDRITLASIDIGGGTTDLVITDYRIESGEGGGNSSNVHIVPEQRFRDGFRIAGDDILLDVIQTFVLKSFEDALQHAGVSSPDAMMSRLLGGESLSAQDQVLRQQLNLQVFTPLGLKLLSYYEGFDPQEKESEENPHIITATYRELLGDHAASEVVREYVHGAVRRDVKTNGTTAFELMDISVTFNLPQVHRAFLGDGINIGKTLGALCEVIYQYSCDMLLLTGRPSRLPGIQAFLRKMLPLPPGRILPMQNYRTGNWYPFHSNGEIDDPKSTAAVGAMLCLLCDQLDLPSFYFRTQALRPYSLIRHLGSIDNNNVMKSDDVIYHDIKANENGTAIELPEDDAPKVQLRGGIVRLGYRQLDAERWVASPLYTLELTGGGKEKYRDAVVNDGNGNQPVVEVELKVVDKGKKAKGGLISDELEVNRVSSNTNKQFRPKDVTLQLNTMIDAGLGDSNYWLDSGSVKRK from the coding sequence ATGTTGCCTGAAGTCACTCAGTTTCAAGACGTTGTCCCATTGGTCAACGATACCGGCGTTCAATTTCTGGATTTTGCCCTAACGCTTGAGCCCCGCAAAGAAGCCAGTGGTGAGTTTGCTAAATTGGCGGATGATTTGTTGGTGCGCCTGTTGATCAATGAAGAAGATGGCACCACGTTTTATGAGCCTGAACCTAACAAGGTTGAGCGGGTAAATAAGCCGTATCTCGACATGGATATGGAGACGAGTTTGGCGCTGTTGGATCGTCAGTGGGTGCCAATACCGTTCTTTCGGCACATGCCGCCGCACCGCTTTGATGAAGGCCCGAGTAATTGGGCACGTTTGCGTTTGGTTGAATTGAATACGCCAGATGTTGATGGCCACACCCATCGTCTTACGCTCGCTTTTGATACCCGTAGCATGCCCAAGCGTGAAGGCACCGCCTACTTAGCGCCCAATGACGAAGATGTACGTTCTGGGGAGACGTTTAAGCTTGCGTTGACTCCCCATGAAATGGGCTGGTTCATGGATTTGGCGTGGGTTAAAGAGTGGCTCAACGACTTATACCGGGAAGGCCATCCAGAGATGGATCAAAATGAGCTGGAGGATGACATTAAGGCGTGGCATCCCCAGGCTCACTATTTGAACCTGCTGAGCCTATTATGGAAACCAATTCCTGCCGAGCGTACTCAGCGAAAGCCCAAGGTGCGGGTTCCTGAGATTCGCTTGGTGGGAAAAGATGCTAGCCAGAAAACGCCCATTTTGGTCGACCTTGTCTTGGATGTTGGTAACTCGCGCACCTGCGGCATTCTGATTGAGCATCATGAGCAATCAGGCTCTGGTTTAAAACAGAACTATGTACTGGAGCTACGTGATCTGGTCGACCCAGAGTGCGTTTACAGCGAACCTTTCGAAAGTCGTGTCGAGTTTTCCCAGACCTTCTTTGGTAAGGACCACCTCTCGGTTAAGAGCGGTCGCCATGACGCTTTTCGCTGGCCCACTATTGCACGAGTGGGTGGCGAAGCTAGCCGCCTAGCTAGCCGTCGTCGTGGTACTGAAGGTTCCACGGGGCTTTCTAGCCCTAAACGTTATTTGTGGGACGGCAGCCGCTATACACATGGCTGGCGTTTTAATAGTGCTTATGTAAAGTCGGACAAAGAGCCTTTCGCTACGGCCGCTCCTTTTTCCAACTTGATTAATGAGAGCGGCAAGGCGATCTATGCCGTTATGCGTGATGGTGAAGATGATGATCTCCCTGTCTTCAAGCCGCACTACTCCCGTAGCTCTTTGATGACCTTCATGCTCTCGGAAGTGCTGGCGCAGGCATTAATGCAGATCAATAGCCCTGCTCAGCGCTCTCGCCAGGGCAATATCGATGTTCCGCGTCGTCTTCGTTCGATCATCCTGACGGTGCCACCTGCCATGCCGTTGGCAGAACGCAGCATCCTGGATCAGCGTATGCATGAAGCGGTGGGGCTGATTTGGCAGGGCATGGGATGGTATCAAGGTGAGGATGACCCATTTGGGGAACCTGAGCAGCTTGAGGCAGCTGCACCGATCCCTCCTTTGCCAAAGATTCGGGTGGAGTGGGACGAAGCCACCTGTGGTCAGCTCGTGTACTTATATACCGAAATCAATGAAAATTTTGCAGGCCACCCTGAAGAATTCTTCGCTACATTGGCGCGCCCAGAAAAGAAGCAGCGCGACCGTATTACGCTTGCCAGTATCGACATCGGTGGGGGGACGACTGACTTAGTCATTACCGATTACCGTATCGAGAGTGGCGAAGGTGGGGGGAATAGCAGCAATGTGCATATCGTCCCCGAGCAGCGCTTTCGTGACGGCTTTCGTATCGCTGGGGATGACATTTTGCTTGATGTCATCCAGACCTTTGTGTTGAAAAGCTTTGAAGACGCCTTACAACATGCAGGCGTGTCATCGCCGGATGCCATGATGTCTCGTCTGTTAGGCGGCGAGAGCCTTAGCGCACAGGACCAAGTGTTACGTCAGCAGCTCAATTTGCAGGTCTTCACGCCGCTTGGGTTGAAATTGCTCAGTTATTACGAAGGTTTTGATCCTCAAGAAAAAGAAAGTGAGGAGAACCCACACATCATCACCGCTACGTATCGCGAGCTGTTAGGCGATCATGCAGCGAGTGAAGTCGTTAGAGAATATGTGCACGGTGCCGTGCGGCGTGACGTAAAAACTAACGGTACCACTGCGTTTGAGCTGATGGATATTTCGGTCACCTTTAACCTACCTCAGGTTCATCGGGCGTTTCTTGGCGATGGCATCAACATCGGTAAAACCCTCGGCGCCTTGTGTGAGGTGATCTATCAGTATAGCTGCGACATGCTGTTGCTGACCGGACGCCCCTCACGGTTGCCAGGTATCCAGGCCTTTTTGCGTAAGATGTTGCCATTGCCCCCAGGGCGCATTTTGCCAATGCAGAACTACCGTACCGGGAATTGGTACCCCTTTCATAGTAATGGCGAGATCGATGATCCTAAGAGCACTGCAGCAGTCGGTGCCATGTTATGTCTTTTATGCGACCAGTTGGATTTGCCCAGCTTCTATTTCCGTACCCAGGCGCTCAGGCCTTATTCATTGATTCGCCACCTGGGCTCGATTGATAACAATAACGTCATGAAAAGCGATGACGTGATTTATCACGATATTAAAGCCAATGAAAACGGTACGGCGATTGAGCTGCCGGAAGACGATGCCCCAAAAGTGCAGTTGCGTGGGGGAATTGTGCGTCTCGGTTATCGTCAGTTGGATGCCGAGCGCTGGGTGGCTTCGCCGCTCTACACTTTGGAGCTGACGGGGGGTGGTAAGGAAAAATACAGAGACGCCGTTGTGAACGATGGAAACGGCAACCAGCCGGTAGTTGAAGTGGAGCTTAAGGTTGTCGACAAAGGCAAAAAAGCTAAGGGCGGTTTAATTAGCGATGAGCTGGAAGTCAATCGAGTCAGCTCTAATACCAACAAGCAGTTTAGACCTAAGGACGTCACTCTTCAGCTCAATACCATGATTGATGCGGGATTGGGCGATTCTAATTACTGGCTGGACAGCGGGAGTGTGAAGCGCAAATGA
- a CDS encoding type 2 periplasmic-binding domain-containing protein, producing the protein MLIATLGPAGSNHELVANRYLNRHAPQGSILLYTAFEDAFKALLEHKVDRVLQCTAHPEHGHYVGRYMHRVFPVDAFIAGSKPLAILARADVKTPKTLALQPATRFYTDLSGYAEIIEEPSIVNVSEGLLNGEYDAGICAQEVQAQYPQQLRTVKELGPALDTWVMFGRTPLSNTNSRVY; encoded by the coding sequence GTGCTTATAGCAACGCTAGGCCCTGCAGGCAGCAATCATGAGCTGGTCGCAAATCGCTATCTCAACAGGCATGCACCGCAAGGCAGCATATTGCTTTATACCGCGTTTGAAGACGCCTTTAAGGCACTGCTCGAACACAAAGTAGATCGCGTTTTACAGTGTACTGCTCACCCTGAGCACGGGCACTATGTAGGCCGCTATATGCATCGTGTATTTCCTGTGGATGCGTTCATTGCAGGCAGCAAACCATTGGCTATCCTTGCACGGGCCGATGTGAAAACTCCCAAAACGTTAGCGCTACAGCCTGCTACGCGCTTTTACACAGATCTTTCGGGTTATGCAGAAATCATCGAAGAGCCGTCGATTGTAAACGTGTCGGAGGGGCTATTGAACGGTGAGTATGACGCGGGGATATGCGCACAGGAGGTGCAGGCCCAATACCCCCAACAGTTGCGTACCGTTAAAGAGCTAGGACCTGCATTGGATACCTGGGTGATGTTTGGTCGAACTCCGCTGTCGAACACCAATAGCAGGGTCTATTAA
- a CDS encoding TAXI family TRAP transporter solute-binding subunit has product MLPRQSGLTRRLLFSAVATFMGAASLSAHAETRVTYKSASAGTAYYQMGVELSEAIKAGTDGNIVITLEESQGSVQNVMEVMARHGNYVFTTPPALVTQAAASEGPFAERPNPRFEEIRGLFPIPAITMHFVVNSDEGVVGLDALEDKHVLIGRGTFGAREAERYLELFGLMDSLRIANAEIGSGPDALKNGQIDAFVTASSFPTPNVIETAASMPISLVSLTDEQIEQTGSARQTIPAGSYPGIDEDVQTTSLPVIAYTTTDMDEETAYTLTRTFWERRETMAEETAWWGGISHEMIANMAGSLHPGAIRYYDEAGIEFPDRLR; this is encoded by the coding sequence ATGCTCCCTCGCCAGTCTGGACTGACTCGTCGCCTACTTTTTTCTGCCGTTGCTACCTTCATGGGAGCGGCGTCACTTTCGGCCCACGCGGAGACGCGTGTGACCTATAAATCCGCTTCGGCGGGAACCGCTTATTATCAGATGGGCGTTGAGCTTTCTGAGGCCATTAAAGCGGGCACCGATGGCAATATCGTTATCACTCTGGAAGAGAGCCAAGGCTCAGTGCAGAACGTGATGGAGGTGATGGCACGCCATGGTAACTATGTGTTTACCACGCCGCCGGCACTAGTGACCCAGGCGGCCGCTAGCGAAGGCCCCTTTGCTGAACGGCCTAACCCTCGTTTTGAGGAGATTCGTGGTCTATTCCCAATCCCTGCCATTACCATGCATTTTGTGGTGAATAGCGATGAGGGCGTGGTGGGACTAGACGCATTAGAAGATAAGCATGTGTTAATTGGCCGTGGCACCTTTGGCGCTCGTGAGGCGGAACGCTATCTGGAGCTGTTTGGTTTAATGGATAGCTTGCGCATTGCCAATGCTGAGATTGGTAGCGGCCCTGATGCGCTGAAAAACGGCCAAATTGATGCGTTTGTCACGGCAAGCTCTTTCCCAACACCTAACGTTATCGAAACAGCCGCAAGCATGCCCATTAGCTTGGTGAGCTTGACTGATGAGCAGATTGAGCAGACAGGCTCCGCTCGCCAGACTATTCCTGCAGGAAGCTACCCGGGTATTGATGAGGATGTGCAAACGACGTCTTTACCCGTTATTGCTTACACCACCACCGATATGGATGAAGAAACCGCCTATACGCTAACGCGTACGTTTTGGGAGCGCCGTGAGACGATGGCCGAAGAAACAGCGTGGTGGGGAGGGATTTCTCACGAGATGATCGCGAATATGGCGGGTTCCCTACACCCTGGCGCCATTCGTTACTACGATGAGGCTGGCATCGAGTTTCCTGACCGCCTCCGCTGA
- a CDS encoding SrfA family protein — protein MQGALLRSGKTEQFSALGETGQPVFRSALQLRESIRRESRKRKAQDQNFPRMEHHLAIPQSDQQGKSLDWYSELEGDVIPWSAATEEERAPARQALRRFESFLNSFSDSSLAKADGAHNDQSVLAKLLKQVIRTPDQNYVYLVNGTPVLTFWGFEFPDAKRSTDPLHFLYPQERVEPPVKPAMPLASAPLTSAPLATPVSPASEPTLLEERRPWWRRWWPLALLLLLLLLLLSFFGLRSCTPQISAPSVDPSHLQTPDVQAPKISLDSLRMPTIPDLRFPALSMPDLSNPRWWGSAGNSGLALDGSGSALPNVGLPGLGTPDVGGADMPALPEGEAPLGELPTDTASSELPATNPPEIPVTPPELGQAALPDSAASSPSASLEPLSIPAQAVNGPADFLDGNWRAAGVMDSETGRPLRVSYEFEEGRGQVQLSNAGEQGGVTCTGPIEAAMQGGALSIQSQGQASCDDGSHYDMPEVLCEQGATDIADCAVSYGNETFPMQMWKGQE, from the coding sequence ATGCAAGGTGCATTGCTACGCAGCGGCAAGACGGAGCAGTTTTCAGCGTTAGGAGAAACTGGGCAGCCAGTATTCCGTTCAGCTCTTCAACTCCGTGAGTCTATTCGTCGGGAGTCGCGCAAGCGTAAAGCGCAAGACCAAAACTTTCCGCGAATGGAGCACCATTTGGCCATTCCGCAAAGTGATCAACAGGGCAAAAGCCTTGATTGGTACAGCGAACTAGAAGGGGATGTCATCCCATGGAGCGCTGCAACTGAAGAGGAGCGGGCGCCTGCTAGGCAAGCGTTACGTCGCTTTGAGTCTTTCCTGAACAGTTTTAGTGACTCTTCATTGGCGAAAGCTGACGGTGCTCATAATGACCAGAGCGTGCTGGCCAAGCTACTTAAGCAAGTTATTCGCACTCCTGATCAAAACTATGTTTATTTGGTGAATGGAACGCCGGTGCTTACGTTTTGGGGGTTTGAGTTCCCTGATGCTAAGCGGTCGACGGATCCATTGCATTTTCTGTATCCCCAGGAAAGAGTTGAACCTCCTGTAAAGCCCGCCATGCCGTTGGCCTCAGCCCCTTTGACCTCAGCCCCTTTGGCTACGCCTGTTTCACCTGCGAGTGAGCCAACTTTGTTGGAAGAGCGACGCCCTTGGTGGCGGCGCTGGTGGCCCTTAGCCTTGCTTTTATTACTGCTGTTGTTGCTTCTGAGCTTTTTCGGCCTGCGTAGTTGTACACCCCAGATTAGCGCGCCAAGTGTCGATCCAAGCCATTTGCAAACCCCTGATGTTCAGGCACCAAAGATAAGCTTAGACAGTTTGCGTATGCCGACCATTCCTGATCTACGCTTTCCAGCGCTTTCAATGCCAGACCTTTCTAACCCGCGTTGGTGGGGAAGCGCTGGTAATAGTGGCTTAGCACTTGATGGAAGCGGTTCAGCGTTGCCCAACGTCGGTTTGCCGGGATTAGGAACACCAGACGTGGGGGGGGCGGATATGCCCGCACTGCCTGAAGGCGAAGCGCCGCTAGGTGAACTACCTACGGATACAGCCTCTTCTGAACTGCCTGCCACTAATCCGCCTGAGATTCCGGTGACACCACCTGAGTTGGGCCAAGCGGCGCTGCCTGACAGCGCGGCGTCATCGCCTTCTGCATCGTTAGAACCACTGTCTATTCCTGCCCAGGCGGTAAACGGTCCTGCAGACTTCTTAGATGGTAACTGGCGTGCGGCAGGCGTTATGGATAGCGAGACAGGACGCCCGTTACGTGTTTCGTATGAATTCGAAGAGGGCCGTGGGCAAGTACAACTGAGTAATGCCGGCGAACAGGGTGGAGTGACCTGTACTGGCCCGATAGAAGCGGCAATGCAAGGCGGTGCCCTTTCTATACAAAGCCAAGGGCAGGCGAGCTGTGACGATGGCAGCCATTACGACATGCCTGAAGTGCTTTGCGAGCAAGGCGCTACTGATATAGCCGACTGTGCCGTCAGCTACGGTAATGAGACTTTTCCCATGCAGATGTGGAAAGGCCAAGAATAA